The genomic stretch GCCTTGACAGGTCACAAACAAGCAATACACTACATAACTGTGTGTCGGCTTTatggacgtttttttttcttcacagagacaatctataccaggggtgctcacactttttcagcatgcgagctacttttaaaatgaccgagtcaaaatgatctacccactacaaaaatgcaaaacatctatttattttcaaatgtattgaggattatttgtacgtacaatgtatgttgatgtaccttacataaccaaatgagccaatattgcaaaacacacacataattaacaattaacattttttgtaattacctccacattactccacatttcccttctttggtactgcaatggtagaatggcatatgaggcaaacgcacttcgaaaaagacattgtgaaaaaaaagtccacctcccattccgtatggaagtgatatgtttttgcctttttacttggtccagctccttcactcattttagtgaccataaactttagcgagggcttgaaatctgacgcaattcgccgactagcttagcactttgcatcgttgtttacgcatgagcggtgacctaaaggtcaaaattcagttgtcatctgactggttgtcctgtatgtcaatcaagtaacagggatggatgataggctgacatcgtaagttctgctgcacttagagacgttgtttgatttgattggtcgcccgaagggcaacattcagttgtcatctgaatggctgccctgtatatcaatcaattgacggcattgatgcgaggatgatatttttttaatgtcacgccgcgatcgaccagcgatcgaccagtaccacctccgcgatcgaccagtagatcgcgatcgacttaatgagcacccctgtgtaGTGTTGCtggcagcacttcctgtttctgagcATGGTTTGCTGTACAGTTTTTGTAAATAACTGGAAAATACATGTTTAGAGCTCACTTAGTGGTTAGtagttaatattctgcattatacggtTGTAgtgttttgtctgtttttatccacctattgCGTTGCTGTAtgtagttcttttgacaccaTAAGTAGGATCGGTGTGAAGTGGTGACGCCCAGCAATTAGTAACCAGTATAGTTACACTTGAGTACCTTGTTATGGTGCAAAAGTTATTCGATTATAGGTCATTTCAAGTGACCACCTAAAGGAGTTCATCTGCTGATTAGCACATGAACCAGCAGTTttcaatacagtaatccctcgtttatggggGTTTATTGGTTCCAAACCTGGTAGTGATCATTCAAATTctgtcttctgttgtttattggcggttggcaagcagctttcgtgtgcattagcgccatctgtggaacagaatctaaacccttctatactttattcccaagtgcagttttattaaaaaaaaaagaaaatatatatctatataaaacatgtcctgagtttaattatgaaatattagcaagattgaatgtgatcttttcctgtttaaatttatcccgggtgcgttctttcagtgcatCTGCagcgcagatccagacgttcttcacttttaaaaatggaggccagcaatcggcactggactaagcaaagtttgtttttgattcaaactaaatttcaagactggatgaaggaaaaactggcaatacggagttattccaacaagttaAAGAAAAGAGGAAgtcagtatcacgtgatgttggtgtttacgctttactgggcatgccccattgactattctggttggttatagcggcgcatgtagacacgcgaatGGAaaattcctttccatgtataccattgcttttggaaaggtcattcggaaagattccattcggaaagagaaaaactcctcatgtaaacgtggctagtgttaattttttcatatattaaaACCAAATACATAAACCGTGATAGAGTTCTCCAAGTGGCAAGGGCTTACCATATTCaactttttcatcattttttatatttgatcaCATACTGAATTTGGGGTTTATTAGCGGTAAGTTAcaatcatttttattacaatattatgacaTACATCCTTCAAATATTTCCCTGTGTGTAGTGAATATACAGAATATATGTACTAACTGACTCCGTCCCCCACTGCTTTGTAGCAgtgttagcacacaggcttatCCACATCCTTTGGCTTTCCTTCTTCGTTTGCCTTGAAGGCAAAATACCTCAGAGCAACACGTTTGCCTCTTGTGTTTTCAACTAAAACAGGTTGCTTTGGCCCCCCCTGCAGCAGCACAGTTCATGATCTGTTATTATGCACATAGCAGCAAGGGGTAGGCGTGTAAGAGGGGTGCCGCATTGGCCAGGGACAGGGAGGGTATAGTATAGATACTTTTACAAATGAGGGTTGTATCTGGAAACAGTAGTCAtatttacatggacccaaatattccaattccattcgggttttttgctcaaacggaaagaatgtaacctttgtatacacctcattctgaaagaaaagtgccaatccgaatgaataaataatcggattcacaggggtgaaatattccattccccaatcaatccgattgaggtatcttgtacccactcaatcggaaagttgccagggtgcgttctttcagcgcatgctcagctgtgacgcaacacgcagacgtctctcagattttgaaaatggcggcgagcagtcatcactggactacagcggaaagttcgtttttgatacaaactttaaaagaactgaacgttcaagttgctgctttaaaaaaaaaagcgtagcaactgtcccaacaactgtggtaatcacactctcgttcgccatcttcgatgaatcacatgatgttgtttacattttactgcgcatgccccattgactattccgtttgattatagcggtacatgtagacaggagattggaatattcctttccatagaTACACTGTTctctggtacgtcattcggaaagattccattcggaaagaggaaaatctcctcatgAGAATGTGGCTAATGTTTTTGAGTATCAATAATTCACAATCTTAGTAATCCTACCGGCAACCAAATTTTAAAACAATTGCCCGCGTCTGACCTAATATCACTCTTGAGTTTTCGAATTGAACTTTGCTCGAAAGCACATGGCGCAATAAAAGACTGGTAAACAGTGTTACATAATCACAGTCAGTGTGTCATCGTAACACTGTGGAGGTAAATATTGTGTGTCCTTACCATGATTCTGGTGTTCATCTCCACAATCACTCAGGAACTCCACATTGTATTTGGATCCTTCTACACCCAGAAGATCCTTCTGTTGTCTCAGTATCACCTCCAGCAAGCGAGAGTTGTTTTTCCGGAAAATACCTGGCAGACAAAGAAAACAGAGAAACTTGACAACAGCTTTGCAGTATCTTGTCTTTTATGAATGTACAGTCGAGCCAATTTTTCCTCATTGGAAATGATACAGGTGTCCCCCAGAAGATAATAACATAaccgcatccatccatccattttctatgctgcttatatCCCAATCCATGGTaatgtagtaatagtagtagtaatagtccAAGCTGTTCTTAAGCATCCTAATTACCCTATTCATTGGGAAGCACTGATTTAATCACCTCAACAGTTGAACAGCAACAGCAGCTTTCTGCTGTTGGTTTGTGGACACTCTTGCTAAGAACAAAGAAGCTCACTGATGATCTGCAGTTGTGCACCGTGCCTGATCACAAGACAGGAAAGGGAAATAAGGCCATGTCTAAATGTTTTCAAGTTTCAGTGGCTACAGTGCTAAGTGTTGTTAAAAAATACGAGATTCTGTGGAAAATCTCGGGAATGTGAGAGGGAAGCCAAAAGTGACACCTTTACCGGCCAGGAGAATAGAGAACAAGGTGAAAAAGAGTCCAAGGATTTGGCTATATCAGGCCATCCTCGGGAACAGCCACTGCACACTGATGGTTTCCATGGACGCAGACCGAGAAGTACGACACTTCTCCTTTTGTGGTCAGTACataaaaattgaattatttgGCCGCAATGATGTAGCATGAGCAAGGAGAAGACTTCAACCTGAAGAACACCCCTACTGTCAAACATGGCAGTGGGAACCTACTGTTTTGGGGGTGTTTCTCAGCCAATGGCCAGGGAATCTAATCACAGTATAAAATGAGTAGTTACCTGTTTAGATAAATATTGTAAACGTGGGCTTGTTGCTATCATGGAATAGGAATAAcatcctttttcaaaatgtatactGTACTTTGAAGCCAAATACCAAATCAGTGAAAGGttgaaaacacaacaaacttacagtatcactcagatactgtaaacatccagcagcaacacaacgttTTGGCATGACTATTATTACGATAAAAAATATACTCAAGCAAGTAGACAATCTACCTCAAGAAgcatttgtttactctgctttagTGGAGAGGTGTCACCCCGATGACGTCACTTCCAGATATGAGCCTGAACACCAAGAGCTAGATCATCATGGGTGGTGCCATGAACTACTATACctttgaaaatgtattatttgctTTCATGAATTCAATAAAGtagatttaaaaacaatatatagtaACTTGTACTTTTTACTATCCTCATGCAGTCTGCAGAGAAACTTAGCCCAGTGGACCAACTTCAGCACTGGTGGACATTCCAGCATGACAACGACCGAAAACACACAACAGGCATGGTGAAGCAATGGTTAGCGGAGGTGtgtgtgagctggaaggtgcttgtcactgacGTACTTCCACAGGGGAAAAGCCAACAATTTTTAATCCTGCTAACACTAAAAATCTGCCaatgcctcaccagccatgaacctcaacACACTGTTGTAGAGTGTGCAGATTTTCTCTAATATACAACATATATCCATTTAgttaatgtgtgtatttactgtGTTGTCATAGAAGCTGAGATAGAACAATTTTCTCTATCGGTATATGTATTCTCTATAATACATAACATGAACTCATATGTGAATAAGTTTGGTTAAAGTGTGTTTTTACCGTGGTTGTCATAGACGCTGACATAGGATATACCAACAGCCATACACCAGACCACCACGTTCCCGATGTCCGTGTAGCTGTGCTCTTCTTCGGCTACCAAGAGGCCGATGTGCACCGGTAACTTGTCCAAGGCTTTGCCGTCAGTCAGCCACCGGTGTCGCCGACTGTCAGCGCCGTTTCCAGTTACCGGAGTTCCATTAGCTTCGGGTCTGTGATTATATTTCCGTTGGTCGTGGAAGCCGGCTAGGGACATTGGCAATAGCAGTGCGGCCACAGCACGCTCCCACAGCCGGCCATTGCAGCTCCGAAGCAGCACACGCAACCAGGAGACGAGCGCTCTGTTGCTGTGGAGCACGAACAGCAAAAGCCGCCATAAGAAGCTGTACAACAGCGCCATTGATGTCCTTACGTCCGCTAAACTTGACTGGTGTATTACAATTGCTGCACACGCCTCTTATGTGTGAGTATTATTAGTGTCTGACTCATCCGTGTCCATGTCACCTGCCTGCCGCCATCTTGCTCTCTCCCTGGCAACCCCTGACCTCTGAACCCTCGGCGTGATTACACGTAACTCGCTGATTGGACGACAGTCGTGTGACGTCACTCAGAACCTCTCAAATTTGTGCACAAGGATCGGTGATACCGCAACTTTTGCTACCGCTCCGATACAAAGTAGATACAAAGACCTGTATTACCGACACTTTTTACTTGAAATCTGTCAGGCTTCTTGCATGATTTTGTCAACAttagcaaaaaaatgaaaaacattattCAGTTAATTTAAGCCTAACATTCGCTGACTTTGTacacaatataacaataacagtatcaacaacacaagaaaacacaTATGTGTGAACTTACAGAGCAGAGAACTGAAAAATAACTATATTTCACCACAGTAGTATCGATGCGATACTGATACCGCCATCTGTAtcgatatttatttttttgttcctggtcatttttttttaattcctgttTTATATTGTACTATACAGCACACCACTTTAAACAATAGGTCTACATATCCATCAGCGGAAAATCCAGAACGATGTATTGATCTGCTCAAACatatataattgttttattgtaCTCATTTTAATTGCCACGTAGAAGCCAGCGCCAAACAATGCATAGTGTTTATGATAAGCAGCCAACAGTCAAATAGAACGTCTTGACCAGGATGGTGCTATTACCACTAAGCAGCGGTAGAGGACGCCATTGTGAGTTAAAACACCACTGCAACACATCATAGAAGacgaagaaaaagaagaaccCAGTCCTATCAGAATGAAAACAAAGTAACGAAATCGTATTTTATGCTTATTTGATTCTGTAAAATGAGTTTTAAAAGCCAACAATGGCGTCTAGAGCACTGAAGCGAGCCGGCGTGTCTCCTGAGTTATGTCAGCGGCTTAAACGGAGTAAAATAGAAAGTTGTAAGGTAAGTTTGATGCCAAACAGTAGTGCCAGTGTTCACTATTGCACACTTGTGCTATTCTACTTCACTGTTTTAATGGGTTTCACACACAGTATTTCATCACAAAagtcacatttcagcaagcatGTTACTTTTCTCAGGGGTCAGTACTATGGTAAATTATGGATATAACATAAAGTAGCCTGTGTGCAGCCTGTACAGCTTTACTCTATTTCATCCATCCAAGACACTTAATCCTCACTCACCTATGTCAGCTTACTTTTGGGTGATGTGAACATCATGCTTGACTGATGCTTGTATGAAGGGATGAAAAGAAGCTCCTTGTCTCCTCAGGACCTGCTGTCTAGGACTCCCTTTGAGGTGATGCACGCTGCAGGCATAAGTTACCAGGAGGCTTTGGAGATGTTGGAATCTGTGAGCAGAGTCATCGCTCCGTCGGCCATTACGGTGTGCAGAAGCTTT from Doryrhamphus excisus isolate RoL2022-K1 chromosome 1, RoL_Dexc_1.0, whole genome shotgun sequence encodes the following:
- the nus1 gene encoding dehydrodolichyl diphosphate synthase complex subunit nus1 yields the protein MALLYSFLWRLLLFVLHSNRALVSWLRVLLRSCNGRLWERAVAALLLPMSLAGFHDQRKYNHRPEANGTPVTGNGADSRRHRWLTDGKALDKLPVHIGLLVAEEEHSYTDIGNVVVWCMAVGISYVSVYDNHGIFRKNNSRLLEVILRQQKDLLGVEGSKYNVEFLSDCGDEHQNHVLSCKPTVKVLSPEDGKQSIVNAARQLCRSVENKERSSKDISVSMLDTLLRESKYIPDPELVVKFGPVDSTLGFLPWHIRLTEFISLPSHRNISYEELLGALQRYGQCQQRLGQ